One Chaetodon auriga isolate fChaAug3 chromosome 14, fChaAug3.hap1, whole genome shotgun sequence genomic window carries:
- the ak7b gene encoding adenylate kinase 7 yields MAEPGMERLKPKKVFINNVDSYASKCLAKFLSDCVVGAPVDSPEGEMATAEEEEIVPSDHSGVGAFHVVGTSSKKCDEDKPNVLEEYLHLNRDELLSKLLDCDVVIYNITQHADQVEEALWAVSALHKEMGHFNGPKMFILISTVMTWACSKPFDPEDLDLPFTDEMFWRRRAHPNFKQHIDLEKRVVKLGKTNRTLFSTYVVASGLQYGMGEQVLHFFFKKSWLGQEHEIPLFGDGKNIIPMIHVNDLASVIQNVIEHQPKPYYLLAVDNSKNTMEDIVKTIASVLGPGKIQKRPFEEAFLIQDWSVMEIDSMLVNLRMEGVHLKELFSINWLCEFGLVENIELVVEEYRQTRGLRPIRLCVLGPPAVGKSTVSKQICEHYKLHHITLKETISETISQLEDAVKNADPDADNEDSAAEAQELLNSLKDSMEQNRGLLDDQLLVKVVKDKLMSNPCRNQGFVLDGFPKTYEQAKELFYAEEHQSEDGTSLISIYNQRIMPEFVLCLDASDVFLKDRVMNLPERLVQEHNYEQEHFLRRLAVYRENNLEDDTVVGYFDELDITPLCLEITSSDEPDCLLLMQKICDTVGQPRNYGPSSQEVEEEEKRKAEERLRREAQQNAEEERKEAEEARHRAARWEEWTKGLEEVRQQEEALLEAQSVPMRNYLMEHVMPTLTQGLIECCTAQPQDPVDFLAEHLLKNNPLNY; encoded by the exons ATGGCGGAGCCTGGGATGGAGAGACTCAAACCTAAAAAAGTTTTTATCAACAACGTAGACTCATACGCTTCTAAATGTCTTGCCAAG TTTTTGTCTGATTGTGTGGTCGGAGCACCTGTTGATTCACCTGAAGGAGAGATGGCgacagcggaggaggaggagatagtGCCTTCAGACCACAGCGGAGTGGGAGCTTTTCACGTTGTTGGCACATCTTCTAAAAAGTGTGACGAGGACAAACCAAATGTGCTGGAGGAGTATCTA caccTGAACAGGGATGAGCTGCTTTCAAAACTGCTGGACTGTGATGTTGTTATCTACAACATTACCCAGCATGCTGATCAGGTGGAAGAGGCCCTCTGGGCTGTTTCAG CTCTGCACAAAGAAATGGGCCATTTTAATGGACCAAAGATGTTCATCCTCATCTCCACAGTGATGACCTGGGCGTGCAGCAAGCCATTCGATCCT GAGGATCTGGATCTTCCTTTCACTGATGAGATGTTCTGGAGAAGAAGAGCACATCCCAACTTCAAACAACACATTGACCTGGAGAAGAGGGTGGTCAAATTGGGCAAAACT AACAGAACATTATTCTCGACGTATGTGGTGGCATCAGGACTTCAATATGGGATGGGAGAGCAGGTCCTCCACTTCTTTTTCAAG AAATCATGGCTGGGACAAGAGCATGAGATACCTCTCTTTGGAGATGGCAAAAACATCATTCCCATGATTCACGTCAATGACCTGGCAAG TGTGATTCAGAATGTGATTGAACATCAGCCCAAGCCATATTACCTGCTAGCTGTGGACAATTCCAAGAATACCATGGAGGAcattgtgaag ACAATTGCCTCTGTGCTTGGACCAGGGAAGATCCAGAAACGGCCATTCGAGGAAGCCTTCCTCATACAGGACTGGAGT GTAATGGAAATTGACTCCATGCTGGTCAATCTTCGCATGGAAGGTGTGCATCTCAAGGAGCTCTTCTCTATAAACTGGTTGTGTGAGTTTGGTCTGGTGGAGAATATAGAACTGGTGGTAGAGGAATACCGGCAGACCAGGGGACTGCGG CCCATCCGTTTGTGTGTACTGGGTCCTCCTGCGGTGGGGAAGAGCACAGTGTCCAAACAGATCTGTGAACACTACAAACTCCATCACATCACACTGAAGGAGACCATCTCTGAAACCATCTCACAACTG GAAGATGCTGTGAAGAATGCTGATCCAGATGCAGACAATGAGGATTCTGCAGCGGAGGCCCAGGAGCTGCTGAACAGCCTGAAGGACAGTATGGAGCAGAACAGAG GTCTTCTGGATGACCAGCTGTTGGTAAAGGTGGTGAAGGATAAGCTCATGTCCAACCCTTGCAGAAACCAAGGCTTTGTCTTGGATGGCTTTCCCAAAACATATGAACAAGCTAAAGAGCTCTTCTATG ctgAAGAACATCAATCAGAAGATGGAACATCCCTGATTTCTATATACAACCAGAGGATTATGCCAG AGTTTGTGTTGTGCCTGGACGCGTCAGATGTCTTCCTGAAGGATCGGGTGATGAACCTGCCTGAGAGGCTGGTACAGGAGCACAACTACGAGCAGGAGCACTTCCTTCGACGACTGGCCGTGTACAGAGAGAATAACTTGGAAGACGATACTGTTGTTGGCTACTTTGACGAGTTGGACATCACCCCTCTGTGCCTGG AGATCACCAGTAGCGATGAACCTGACtgcctgctgctgatgcagaaGATCTGTGACACGGTGGGCCAGCCCAGGAACTACGGCCCCAGCagccaggaggtggaggaagaggagaagaggaaggctGAGGAGAGGCTGAGGAGAGAGGCCCAGCAGaatgctgaggaggagagaaaggaggcggaggaggccAGACACAGGGCTGCACGCTGGGAGGAGTGG acaaagggtttggaggaggtgaggcagcaggaggaggcgcTGCTCGAGGCGCAGTCAGTCCCTATGAGGAACTACCTGATGGAGCACGTCATGCCCACACTGACCCAGGGTCTGATCGAATGCTGCACAGCCCAACCACAGGACCCCGTGGACTTCTTG GCGGAGCACTTGTTAAAGAACAACCCCTTGAACTACTGA